A window of Xenopus tropicalis strain Nigerian unplaced genomic scaffold, UCB_Xtro_10.0 Sca19, whole genome shotgun sequence genomic DNA:
TTAATATCCCTCCCCATACAGTCACACAGGGACCCCCCCTGCCTTCCCCATCCCTATGTCTCCCACTGTCACCCTAACGCATGGGGTCCCTCTGGTattccctgtgtgcccccccccagtgcttaaactatacccccccatcttaatatccccccccccatacggtCACACAGGGACCCCCCCTGCCTTCCCCATCCCTATGTCTCCCACTGTCACCCTAACGCATGGGGTCCCTCTGGTattccctgtgtgccccccagtgcttaaactatacccccccatcttaatatcccccccccatacagtcacACAGGGACCCCCCCTGCCTTCCCCATCCCTATGTCTCCCACTGTCACCCTAACGCATGGGGTCCCTCTGGTattccctgtgtgccccccagtgcttaaactataccccccccatcttaatatcccccccccatacagtcacACAGGGACCCCCCTGCCTTCCCCATCCCTATGTCTCCCACTGTCACCCTAACGCATGGGGTCCCTCTGGTattccctgtgtgcccccccccagtgcttaaactataccccccccatcttaatatcccccccccccataaagtcACACAGGGACCCCCCTGCCTTCCCCATCCCTATGTCTCCCACTGTCACCCTAACGCATGGGTCCCTCTGGTattccctgtgtgcccccccccagtgcttaaactataccccccccatcttaatatccccccccccccataaagtcACACAGGGACCCCCCCTGCCTTCCCCATCCCTATGTCTCCCACTGTCACCCTAACGCATGGGGTCCCTCTGGTattccctgtgtgccccccccgtgcttaaactatacccccccatcttAATATCTCTCCCCCCATACGGTCACACAGGGACCGTCCTGCCTGCCCCCCAGTTGTAATCCACTGTTCTTAAACTATACttaatatctcccccccccccacatacacagatacCGGGCATTGCCTTGTGCTGGGAGGCATGATgtgtaccccaaatccccccccttgGGAACAGGAGCTGACAGTCATGTGGCCCCCACAGCCCAGGGGATAAAGCAGAGCCGGCCCCTTATTGTCTCTCTCCCCTCAGGCCCCGGAAGCTTCCGCGCGTCCCAGAGAATCTGCTGAAGAAACGGAAAAAGTATCTGGGGCTGAAAGCAGCCGAGGCCAAGAGAGCGTTGGAGGAGAAGCGAAAGGTAACGCCTTGTTATAGGCTGGGGGGCtccctacccccccttatatatttatatatagtgaccccccttaactgcccccccccccccagtgtaaccaatcccaactgggccagcctttccccataactgagcccattccctttatcagcttagtcgctcttccctgtactttctctatttcattactgccccccttatatatttatatatagtgacccccccttaactgcccccccccccagtgtaaccaatcccaactgggccagcctttccccataactgagcccattccctttatcagcttagtcgctcttccctgtactttctctatttcattactgccccccccttatatatttatatatagtgaccccccccttaactgccccccccccccagtgtaaccaatcccaactgggccagcctttccccataactgagcccattccctttatcagcttagtcactcttccctgtactttctctatttcattactgccccccttatatatttatatatagtgaccccccccttaactgccccccccccccccccagtgtaaccaatcccaactgggccagcctttccccataactgagcccattccctttatcagcttagtcgctcttccctgtactttctctatttcattactgccccccccttatatatttatatatagtgacccccccccccccccagtgtaaccaatcccaactgggccagcctttccccataactgagcccattccctttatcagcttagtcgctcttccctgtactttctctatttcattactgccccccttatatatttatatatagtgaccccccccttaactgcccccccccccagtgtaaccaatcccaactgggccagcctttccccataactgagcccattccctttatcagcttagtcgctcttccctgtactttctctatttcattactgcccccccttatatatttatatatagtgacccccccccttaactgcccttccccagtgtaaccaatcccaactgggccagcctttccccataactgagcccattccctttatcagcttagtcgctcttccctgtactttctcaatttcattactgccccccccttatatattttatatatagtgaccccccttaactgccccccccccagtgtaaccaatcccaactgggccagcctttccccataactgagcccattccctttatcagcttagtcgctcttccctgtactttctctatttcattactgccccccttatatatttatatatagtgaccccccttaactgccccttccccagtgtaaccaatcccaactgggccagcctttccccataactgagcccattccctttatcagcttagtcgctcttccctgtactttctctatttcattactgcccccccttatatatttatatatagtgacccccccccttaactgcccccccccagtgtaaccaatcccaactgggccagcctttccccataactgagcccattccctttatcagcttagtcgctcttccctgtactttctctatttcattactgcccccccccttatatatttatatatagtgacccccccttaactgccccccccccccagtgtaaccaatcccaactgggccagcctttccccataactgagcccattccctttatcagcttagtcgctcttccctgtactttctctatttcattactgcccccccttatatatttatatatagtgacccccccttaactgccccccccccagtgtaaccaatcccaactgggccagcctttccccataactgagcccattccctttatcagcttagtcgctcttccctgtactttctctatttcattactgccccccccttatatatttatatatagtgacccccccttaactgcccccccccccagtgtaaccaatcccaactgggccagcctttccccataactgagcccattccctttatcagcttagtcgctcttccctgtactttctctatttcattactgcccccccttatatatttatatatagtgaccccccccttaactgcccccccccccccagtgtaaccaatcccaactgggccagcctttccccataactgagcccattccctttatcagcttagtcgctcttccctgtactttctctatttcattactgccccccttatatatttatatatagtgaccccccccttaactgcccccccccccccagtgtaaccaatcccaactgggccagcctttccccataactgagcccattccctttatcagcttagtcgctcttccctgtactttctctatttcattactgcccccccttatatatttatatatagtgaccccccccttaactgccccttccccagtgtaaccaatcccaactgggccagcctttccccataactgagcccattccctttatcagcttagtcgctcttccctgtactttctcaatttcattactgcccccccttatatatttatatatagtgaccccccttaactgcccccccccagtgtaaccaatcccaactgggccagcctttccccataactgagcccattccctttatcagcttagtcgctcttccctgtactttctctatttcattactgcccccccttatatatttatatatagtgacccccccttaactgccccttccccagtgtaaccaatcccaactgggccagcctttccccataactgagcccattccctttatcagcttagtcgctcttccctgtactttctctatttcattactgcccccccttatatatttatatatagtgacccccccccttaactgccccccccccagtgtaaccaatcccaactgggccagcctttccccataacagAGCCCATACACACAGTGGGAGGAAACTTGCTGCTTGCCACGCCCCTATCTCTATGAAAGGGCCAATCGTGTTGCTTGTTACAGACACAGCCTGGGAAGCAAATCAAGTTCAAGCGTTTGGAAACCTTCGTACGAAACTCTCACAGGAAACTGAGGGACGACGCTCGGCTGAAGAGAATGAAGATTTATCAGAAGAAGATTCCTGGCGTCGCCACCCAGTCGCTGGCGTTTGTGGTTCGTATTACAAAGTAAGAAATGGAGCCTTGGGGGGCCGACTGGGACTGGAGCCTTGGGGGGCCGACTGGGCCTGGACTGGCCTTGGGGGGCCGACTGGGACTGGAGACTGGGACTGGAGCCTTGGGGGCCGACTGGGACTGGAGCCTTGGGGGGCCGACTGGGACTGGAGCCTTGGGGGGGCCGACTGGGACTGGAGCCTTGGGGGGGCCGACTGGGACTGGAGCCTTGGGGGGCCGACTGGACTGGAGCCTTGGGGGGGCGACTGGGACTGGAGCCTTGGGACTGGGGACTGGGACCCTTGGGGGGCCGACTGGGACTGGAGCCTTGGGGGGCCGACTGGACTGGAGCCTTGGGGGGCCGACTGGGACTGGAGCCTTGGGGGCGACTGGGACTGGAGCCTTGGGGGGGCCGACTGGGACTGGAGCCTTGGGGGCCGACTGGGACTGGAGCCTTGGGGGGGCCGACTGGGACTGGAGCCTTGGGGGGCCTACTGGGACTGGAGCCTTGGGGGGCCTACTGGGACTGGAGCCTTGGGGGGGCCGACTGGGACTGGAGCCTGGGGGGGGGCCGACTGGGACTGGAGCCTTGGGGGGCCGACTGGGACTGGAGCCTTAGATCTCCCCCCTTTTTACGCCTCTTTCTCCTCCCCCTTTAGAGTCGATGGAGTCAGTAACGCGGTTCTGGACGCTCTAAAGACCCTTCGCTTGGGGAAGATTTTTGCAGGAGCTTTTGTGAAGTTGACTCCCTCATCCCTCAACCTGATTCGAGTTGTAGAACCGTACGTTGCGTGGGGGTGAGTGTCGCTCTCGCTGAGACACCCTATCACTCTCTGTGAGACACCCCATTGGGTTTGTGCTATGCAGTCTCACAGCTTGGGGGTGAGTGTCGCTCTCGCTGAGACACCCTATCACTCTCTGTGAGACACCCCATTGGGTTTGTGCTATGCAGTCTCACAGCTTGGGGGTGGGTGTCACTCTCGGTGAGACACCCCATTGGATTTGTGCTGTGCAGTCTCACAGCTTGGAGGTGGGTGTCACTCTCGGTGAGACACACAATTGGGTTTGTGCTGCGCAGTCTCACAGCTTGGGGGTGTCTCTCGGTTAGTGCTGCGCAGTCTCACAGCTTGGGGTGAGTGTCTCTCGGTTAGTGCTGCGCAGTCTCACAGCTTGGGGGTGTCTCTCGGTTAGTGCTGCGCAGTCTCACAGCTTGGGGGTGTCTCTCGTTTAGTGCTGCGCAGTCTCACAGCTTGGAGGTGGGTGTCACTCTCGGTGAGACACACAATTGGGTTTGTGCTGCGCAGTCTCACAGCCTGGGGTGTCTCTCGGTTAGTGCTGCGCAGTCTCACAGCTTGGTGTTTCTCGGTTAGTGCTGCGCAGTCTCACAGCTTGGAGGGGGGTGTCACTCTCGGTGAGACACACAATTGGGTTAGTGCTGCGCAGTCTCACAGCTTGGGGGTGTCTCTCGGTTAGTGCTGCGCAGTCTCACAGCTTGGGGTGAGTGTCTCTCGGTTAGTGCTGCACAGTCTCACAGCTTGGGGGTGTCTCTCGGTTAGTGCTGCGCAGTCTCACAGCTTGGGGGTGTCTCTCGGTTAGTGCTGCGCAGTCTCACAGCTTGGGGGTGTCTCGGTTAGTGCTGCGCAGTCTCACAGCTTGGGGGTGTCTCTCGGTTAGTGCCGCGCAGTCTCACAGCTTGGGGTGTCTCTCGGTTAGTGCTGCGCAGTCTCACAGCTTGGGGGTGTCTCTCGGTTAGTGCTGCGCAGTCTCACAGGCTTGGGGTGTCTCTCGGTTAGTGCTGCGCAGTCTCACAGCTTGGGGGTGTCTCTCGGTTAGTGCTGCGCAGTCTCACAGCTTGGGGGTGTCTCTCGGTTAGTGCTGCGCAGTCTCACAGCTTGGGGGTGTTTCTCGGTTAGTGCTGCGCAGTCTCACAGCTTGGGGGTGTTCTCTCGGTTAGTGCTGCGCAGTCTCACAGCTTGGGGTGAGTGCTCTCGGTTCGTGCTGCGCAGTCTCACAGCTCTCTCGGTTCGTGCTGCGCAGTCTCACAGCTTGGGGTGTCTCTCGGTTAGTGCTGCGCAGTCTCACAGCTTGGGGGTGTCTCTCGGTTAGTGCTGCACAGTCTCACAGCTTGGGGTGAGTGTCTCTCGGTTAGTGCTGCACAGTCTCACAGCTTGGGGTGAGTGTCTCTCGGTTAGTGCTGCACAGTCTCACAGCTTGGGGTGAGTGTCTCTCGGTTCGTGCTTCACAGCTTTTGTTTCTCTCGCAGGTTCCCAAATCTGAAATCAATCAGAGAGTTGGTCTTAAAAAGGGGCCATTTCAGAAGGGACGGCCGGCGAGTGGCTCTGACTGACAACAACGTGATTGAGGAGCAACTGGGTAACATTATCCTGTATAGAGCAGGGGCTGGGCAATGCACGgggataggggaggggctgggcaatacACGgggataggggaggggctgggcagTACACGgggagggaggggctgggcagtacacggggggaggggaggggctgggcaGTACACGGgggagggaggggctgggcagTACACGAGGGGAGGGGCTTGGCAGTACACGGGGAGAAGGGAGGGGCTGGGCAGTACACGGGGAGAGGagagggaggggctgggcaatacacggggagaggagaggggaggggctgggcaatacACGGGGATAGGGAGGGGCTGGGCATACACGGGGGGAGGGGAGGGCAGTACACGGGAGGGAGGGCTGGCAGTACACGGGCTGGGCAGTACACGGGAGAGGGGGGGCTGGGCAATACACGGGGAGAGGagagggaggggctgggcaatacacggggagaggagaggggaggggctgggcaatacACGGGGAGAGGGGAGGGCTGGGCAATACACGGGagagggaggggctgggcaatacacgagagaggggaggggctgggcaatacatggggagaggagaggggaggggctgggcaatacacgaggagaggggaggggctgggcaatacACAGGGATAGTGGCTGGGCAGTACAcggggggaggggctgggcagtacacgggggggggggggggctgggcagTACACGGGGGGGGCTGGCAGTACACGGGGCTGGG
This region includes:
- the rpl7l1 gene encoding 60S ribosomal protein L7-like 1 isoform X1; translation: MESTEPRKLPRVPENLLKKRKKYLGLKAAEAKRALEEKRKTQPGKQIKFKRLETFVRNSHRKLRDDARLKRMKIYQKKIPGVATQSLAFVVRITKVDGVSNAVLDALKTLRLGKIFAGAFVKLTPSSLNLIRVVEPYVAWGFPNLKSIRELVLKRGHFRRDGRRVALTDNNVIEEQLGKFGIICLEDVIHELYTTGEHFPEVNRFLCPFRLSVSRHAAVNRKGYLSEVGDPGHRGSGINQLIRQLN
- the rpl7l1 gene encoding ribosomal protein L7 like 1 (The RefSeq protein has 1 substitution compared to this genomic sequence), which translates into the protein MESTQPRKLPRVPENLLKKRKKYLGLKAAEAKRALEEKRKTQPGKQIKFKRLETFVRNSHRKLRDDARLKRMKIYQKKIPGVATQSLAFVVRITKVDGVSNAVLDALKTLRLGKIFAGAFVKLTPSSLNLIRVVEPYVAWGFPNLKSIRELVLKRGHFRRDGRRVALTDNNVIEEQLGKFGIICLEDVIHELYTTGEHFPEVNRFLCPFRLSVSRHAAVNRKGYLSEVGDPGHRGSGINQLIRQLN